From the Lampris incognitus isolate fLamInc1 chromosome 10, fLamInc1.hap2, whole genome shotgun sequence genome, one window contains:
- the hgs gene encoding hepatocyte growth factor-regulated tyrosine kinase substrate isoform X4, which translates to MGKGGGTFERLLDKATSQLLLETDWESILQICDLIRQGDTQAKYAIGAIKKKLNDKNPHVALYALEVLESVVKNCGQTVHDEVASKQTMEELKDLLKKQTEPNVRNKILYLIQAWAHAFRNEPKYKVVQDTYQIMKVEGHVFPEFKESDAMFAAERAPDWVDAEECHRCRVQFGVMTRKHHCRACGQIFCGKCSSKYSTIPKFGIEKEVRVCEPCFELLNNHPSLSPPPRKAEGKAPSSGTAELPPEYLTSPLSQQSQMPPKRDDTALQEEEELQLAIALSQSEAEEKERMRQKNSYSVYPKAEPTPVTSSAPPVSTLYSSPVNSSAPSAEDVDPELARYLNRTYWEKKQEEARKSPTPSAPAPVPLAEPLPPISQPVESHAPVQPVNIVEQPYQNGESEENHEQFLKALQNAVTTFLNRMKSNHMRGRSITNDSAVLSLFQSINNMHPQLLDILNQLDEKRLYYEGLQDKLAQVRDARAALNALRDEHREKLRRAAEEAERQRQIQLAQKLEIMRQKKQEYLEMQRQLAIQRLQEQEKERQMRLEQQKHTIQMRAQMPAFSLPYAQMQSLPPNVAGGVVYQPGAPPSYPGTFSPAGSVEGSPMHNVYMNQQGQTAPGQYQAMPVSATDPNMVNAYMYQGAGTNGQAAPPGQVPPTTSPAYSSYQPTPTQGYQNVVSQAQSMPPMSQAAPTNGMGYMGYQPYNMQNMMPALPGQDPNMPPQQPYMPGQQPMYQQMAPPGGPQQQAQQQPLPQAVPGSAEAQLISFD; encoded by the exons ATGGGGAAAGGTGGAGGTACATTCGAGCGGCTTCTGG ATAAAGCCACCAGTCAGCTGCTACTGGAGACAGACTGGGAGTCAATTCTGCAGATTTGTGATCTTATTCGGCAAGGAGACACACA AGCAAAATATGCAATTGGTGCCATTAAGAAGAAGTTGAATGACAAAAATCCACACGTGGCCCTCTATGCACTCGAG GTCCTGGAGTCAGTGGTAAAAAACTGTGGCCAGACAGTCCATGATGAGGTGGCAAGTAAGCAGACCATGGAGGAACTGAAGGATCTTCTCAAG AAGCAGACGGAACCCAATGTAAGAAATAAGATTCTGTACTTGATCCAGGCATGGGCACATGCCTTCCGCAATGAGCCTAAGTACAAGGTGGTCCAGGACACTTACCAGATCATGAAGGTGGAGG GCCACGTCTTCCCTGAGTTTAAGGAGAGCGATGCAATGTTTGCTGCAGAGaga GCCCCAGACTGGGTAGACGCTGAGGAGTGCCACCGGTGCAGAGTTCAGTTTGGTGTTATGACAAGAAAG CACCATTGTCGTGCCTGCGGTCAGATTTTCTGTGGCAAGTGCTCTTCCAAGTACTCTACCATTCCCAAATTTGGTATTGAGAAAGAAGTCCGTGTGTGTGAACCCTGCTTTGAGCTTCTGAACAA ccacccctccctctctcctccacccagGAAAGCCGAGGGGAAAGCCCCGTCCTCTGGTACTGCTGAGCTGCCTCCAGAGTACCTGACCAGCcctctgtcccagcagtcacag ATGCCCCCCAAGAGAGATGATACCGCActgcaggaagaggaggagctTCAATTGGCTATTGCCTTATCCCAAAGTGAGgctgaggaaaaggagaggatg AGGCAGAAGAATTCATATTCGGTGTATCCCAAAGCTGAACCCACACCAGTGACTTCCTCGGCCCCACCAGTCAGCACCCTCTACTCCTCCCCCGTG AACTCTTCTGCTCCATCCGCTGAAGATGTGGACCCAGAG CTGGCTCGTTACCTGAACAGAACTTACTGGGAGAAGAAACAGGAAGAGGCCCGTAAgagtcccaccccctctgcccctgCGCCTGTGCCATTGGCTGAGCCCCTGCCACCAATCAGTCAGCCAGTGGAAAGTCATGCTCCAGTCCAGCCAGTCAACATAGTGGAG CAGCCCTACcagaacggggagtcagaggagAACCACGAGCAGTTCCTGAAGGCCCTGCAGAACGCCGTCACCACTTTCCTCAACCGCATGAAAAGCAACCACATGCGTGGGCGCAGCATCACCAACGACAGTGCTGTGCTCTCCCTCTTCCAGTCAATCAACAACATGCACCCACAGCTGCTGGACATCCTCAACCAGTTGGACGAGAAGAGAT TGTATTATGAGGGGTTACAGGATAAGCTGGCTCAGGTGCGTGACGCTCGGGCAGCCCTCAATGCCCTACGAGATGAGCACCGGGAAAAGCTTCGCCGTGCAGCAGAGGAAGCTGAAAGGCAGAGGCAGATCCAGCTGGCACAGAAACTGGAAATCATGAGGCAGAAGAAACAG GAGTACCTGGAGATGCAGAGGCAGTTGGCTATCCAGCGTCTCCAGGAGCAGGAGAAGGAGAGGCAGATGCGCCTGGAGCAGCAGAAGCACACCATCCAGATGAGGGCCCAGATGcctgccttctctcttccttacGCCCAG ATGCAGTCTTTGCCCCCTAATGTGGCTGGAGGGGTGGTGTACCAGCCTGGCGCACCACCCAGCTACCCAGGAACCTTCAGCCCTGCCGGCTCGGTGGAAGGCTCACCCATGCATAACGTCTATATGAACCAACAAGGGCAGACTGCTCCCGGACAGTATCAGGCCATGCCTGTCTCAGCcacag ATCCAAACATGGTGAATGCGTATATGTACCAGGGTGCTGGCACCAATGGGCAGGCTGCCCCTCCTGGTCAGGTCCCTCCAACCACTAGCCCCGCTTACTCCAGCTACCAGCCCACACCCACACAGGGTTACCAG AATGTGGTCTCCCAAGCTCAGAGTATGCCCCCCATGTCCCAGGCAGCCCCTACTAACGGCATGGGCTACATGGGCTACCAGCCTTATAACATGCAGAACATGATGCCGGCGCTGCCAGGACAGGACCCCAACATGCCTCCCCAACAACCTTACATGCCGGGCCAGCAGCCCATGTACCAGCAG ATGGCTCCCCCTGGTGGCCCGCAGCAGCAGGCGCAGCAGCAGCCACTCCCTCAGGCTGTTCCCGGCAGCGCAGAGGCACAGCTCATCTCCTTCGACTGA
- the hgs gene encoding hepatocyte growth factor-regulated tyrosine kinase substrate isoform X1, producing the protein MGKGGGTFERLLDKATSQLLLETDWESILQICDLIRQGDTQAKYAIGAIKKKLNDKNPHVALYALEVLESVVKNCGQTVHDEVASKQTMEELKDLLKKQTEPNVRNKILYLIQAWAHAFRNEPKYKVVQDTYQIMKVEGHVFPEFKESDAMFAAERAPDWVDAEECHRCRVQFGVMTRKHHCRACGQIFCGKCSSKYSTIPKFGIEKEVRVCEPCFELLNNHPSLSPPPRKAEGKAPSSGTAELPPEYLTSPLSQQSQVSLHSLSPQMPPKRDDTALQEEEELQLAIALSQSEAEEKERMRQKNSYSVYPKAEPTPVTSSAPPVSTLYSSPVNSSAPSAEDVDPELARYLNRTYWEKKQEEARKSPTPSAPAPVPLAEPLPPISQPVESHAPVQPVNIVEQPYQNGESEENHEQFLKALQNAVTTFLNRMKSNHMRGRSITNDSAVLSLFQSINNMHPQLLDILNQLDEKRLYYEGLQDKLAQVRDARAALNALRDEHREKLRRAAEEAERQRQIQLAQKLEIMRQKKQEYLEMQRQLAIQRLQEQEKERQMRLEQQKHTIQMRAQMPAFSLPYAQMQSLPPNVAGGVVYQPGAPPSYPGTFSPAGSVEGSPMHNVYMNQQGQTAPGQYQAMPVSATDPNMVNAYMYQGAGTNGQAAPPGQVPPTTSPAYSSYQPTPTQGYQNVVSQAQSMPPMSQAAPTNGMGYMGYQPYNMQNMMPALPGQDPNMPPQQPYMPGQQPMYQQMAPPGGPQQQAQQQPLPQAVPGSAEAQLISFD; encoded by the exons ATGGGGAAAGGTGGAGGTACATTCGAGCGGCTTCTGG ATAAAGCCACCAGTCAGCTGCTACTGGAGACAGACTGGGAGTCAATTCTGCAGATTTGTGATCTTATTCGGCAAGGAGACACACA AGCAAAATATGCAATTGGTGCCATTAAGAAGAAGTTGAATGACAAAAATCCACACGTGGCCCTCTATGCACTCGAG GTCCTGGAGTCAGTGGTAAAAAACTGTGGCCAGACAGTCCATGATGAGGTGGCAAGTAAGCAGACCATGGAGGAACTGAAGGATCTTCTCAAG AAGCAGACGGAACCCAATGTAAGAAATAAGATTCTGTACTTGATCCAGGCATGGGCACATGCCTTCCGCAATGAGCCTAAGTACAAGGTGGTCCAGGACACTTACCAGATCATGAAGGTGGAGG GCCACGTCTTCCCTGAGTTTAAGGAGAGCGATGCAATGTTTGCTGCAGAGaga GCCCCAGACTGGGTAGACGCTGAGGAGTGCCACCGGTGCAGAGTTCAGTTTGGTGTTATGACAAGAAAG CACCATTGTCGTGCCTGCGGTCAGATTTTCTGTGGCAAGTGCTCTTCCAAGTACTCTACCATTCCCAAATTTGGTATTGAGAAAGAAGTCCGTGTGTGTGAACCCTGCTTTGAGCTTCTGAACAA ccacccctccctctctcctccacccagGAAAGCCGAGGGGAAAGCCCCGTCCTCTGGTACTGCTGAGCTGCCTCCAGAGTACCTGACCAGCcctctgtcccagcagtcacag GTCTCACTGCACTCCCTGTCTCCTCAGATGCCCCCCAAGAGAGATGATACCGCActgcaggaagaggaggagctTCAATTGGCTATTGCCTTATCCCAAAGTGAGgctgaggaaaaggagaggatg AGGCAGAAGAATTCATATTCGGTGTATCCCAAAGCTGAACCCACACCAGTGACTTCCTCGGCCCCACCAGTCAGCACCCTCTACTCCTCCCCCGTG AACTCTTCTGCTCCATCCGCTGAAGATGTGGACCCAGAG CTGGCTCGTTACCTGAACAGAACTTACTGGGAGAAGAAACAGGAAGAGGCCCGTAAgagtcccaccccctctgcccctgCGCCTGTGCCATTGGCTGAGCCCCTGCCACCAATCAGTCAGCCAGTGGAAAGTCATGCTCCAGTCCAGCCAGTCAACATAGTGGAG CAGCCCTACcagaacggggagtcagaggagAACCACGAGCAGTTCCTGAAGGCCCTGCAGAACGCCGTCACCACTTTCCTCAACCGCATGAAAAGCAACCACATGCGTGGGCGCAGCATCACCAACGACAGTGCTGTGCTCTCCCTCTTCCAGTCAATCAACAACATGCACCCACAGCTGCTGGACATCCTCAACCAGTTGGACGAGAAGAGAT TGTATTATGAGGGGTTACAGGATAAGCTGGCTCAGGTGCGTGACGCTCGGGCAGCCCTCAATGCCCTACGAGATGAGCACCGGGAAAAGCTTCGCCGTGCAGCAGAGGAAGCTGAAAGGCAGAGGCAGATCCAGCTGGCACAGAAACTGGAAATCATGAGGCAGAAGAAACAG GAGTACCTGGAGATGCAGAGGCAGTTGGCTATCCAGCGTCTCCAGGAGCAGGAGAAGGAGAGGCAGATGCGCCTGGAGCAGCAGAAGCACACCATCCAGATGAGGGCCCAGATGcctgccttctctcttccttacGCCCAG ATGCAGTCTTTGCCCCCTAATGTGGCTGGAGGGGTGGTGTACCAGCCTGGCGCACCACCCAGCTACCCAGGAACCTTCAGCCCTGCCGGCTCGGTGGAAGGCTCACCCATGCATAACGTCTATATGAACCAACAAGGGCAGACTGCTCCCGGACAGTATCAGGCCATGCCTGTCTCAGCcacag ATCCAAACATGGTGAATGCGTATATGTACCAGGGTGCTGGCACCAATGGGCAGGCTGCCCCTCCTGGTCAGGTCCCTCCAACCACTAGCCCCGCTTACTCCAGCTACCAGCCCACACCCACACAGGGTTACCAG AATGTGGTCTCCCAAGCTCAGAGTATGCCCCCCATGTCCCAGGCAGCCCCTACTAACGGCATGGGCTACATGGGCTACCAGCCTTATAACATGCAGAACATGATGCCGGCGCTGCCAGGACAGGACCCCAACATGCCTCCCCAACAACCTTACATGCCGGGCCAGCAGCCCATGTACCAGCAG ATGGCTCCCCCTGGTGGCCCGCAGCAGCAGGCGCAGCAGCAGCCACTCCCTCAGGCTGTTCCCGGCAGCGCAGAGGCACAGCTCATCTCCTTCGACTGA
- the hgs gene encoding hepatocyte growth factor-regulated tyrosine kinase substrate isoform X2, whose product MGKGGGTFERLLDKATSQLLLETDWESILQICDLIRQGDTQAKYAIGAIKKKLNDKNPHVALYALEVLESVVKNCGQTVHDEVASKQTMEELKDLLKQTEPNVRNKILYLIQAWAHAFRNEPKYKVVQDTYQIMKVEGHVFPEFKESDAMFAAERAPDWVDAEECHRCRVQFGVMTRKHHCRACGQIFCGKCSSKYSTIPKFGIEKEVRVCEPCFELLNNHPSLSPPPRKAEGKAPSSGTAELPPEYLTSPLSQQSQVSLHSLSPQMPPKRDDTALQEEEELQLAIALSQSEAEEKERMRQKNSYSVYPKAEPTPVTSSAPPVSTLYSSPVNSSAPSAEDVDPELARYLNRTYWEKKQEEARKSPTPSAPAPVPLAEPLPPISQPVESHAPVQPVNIVEQPYQNGESEENHEQFLKALQNAVTTFLNRMKSNHMRGRSITNDSAVLSLFQSINNMHPQLLDILNQLDEKRLYYEGLQDKLAQVRDARAALNALRDEHREKLRRAAEEAERQRQIQLAQKLEIMRQKKQEYLEMQRQLAIQRLQEQEKERQMRLEQQKHTIQMRAQMPAFSLPYAQMQSLPPNVAGGVVYQPGAPPSYPGTFSPAGSVEGSPMHNVYMNQQGQTAPGQYQAMPVSATDPNMVNAYMYQGAGTNGQAAPPGQVPPTTSPAYSSYQPTPTQGYQNVVSQAQSMPPMSQAAPTNGMGYMGYQPYNMQNMMPALPGQDPNMPPQQPYMPGQQPMYQQMAPPGGPQQQAQQQPLPQAVPGSAEAQLISFD is encoded by the exons ATGGGGAAAGGTGGAGGTACATTCGAGCGGCTTCTGG ATAAAGCCACCAGTCAGCTGCTACTGGAGACAGACTGGGAGTCAATTCTGCAGATTTGTGATCTTATTCGGCAAGGAGACACACA AGCAAAATATGCAATTGGTGCCATTAAGAAGAAGTTGAATGACAAAAATCCACACGTGGCCCTCTATGCACTCGAG GTCCTGGAGTCAGTGGTAAAAAACTGTGGCCAGACAGTCCATGATGAGGTGGCAAGTAAGCAGACCATGGAGGAACTGAAGGATCTTCTCAAG CAGACGGAACCCAATGTAAGAAATAAGATTCTGTACTTGATCCAGGCATGGGCACATGCCTTCCGCAATGAGCCTAAGTACAAGGTGGTCCAGGACACTTACCAGATCATGAAGGTGGAGG GCCACGTCTTCCCTGAGTTTAAGGAGAGCGATGCAATGTTTGCTGCAGAGaga GCCCCAGACTGGGTAGACGCTGAGGAGTGCCACCGGTGCAGAGTTCAGTTTGGTGTTATGACAAGAAAG CACCATTGTCGTGCCTGCGGTCAGATTTTCTGTGGCAAGTGCTCTTCCAAGTACTCTACCATTCCCAAATTTGGTATTGAGAAAGAAGTCCGTGTGTGTGAACCCTGCTTTGAGCTTCTGAACAA ccacccctccctctctcctccacccagGAAAGCCGAGGGGAAAGCCCCGTCCTCTGGTACTGCTGAGCTGCCTCCAGAGTACCTGACCAGCcctctgtcccagcagtcacag GTCTCACTGCACTCCCTGTCTCCTCAGATGCCCCCCAAGAGAGATGATACCGCActgcaggaagaggaggagctTCAATTGGCTATTGCCTTATCCCAAAGTGAGgctgaggaaaaggagaggatg AGGCAGAAGAATTCATATTCGGTGTATCCCAAAGCTGAACCCACACCAGTGACTTCCTCGGCCCCACCAGTCAGCACCCTCTACTCCTCCCCCGTG AACTCTTCTGCTCCATCCGCTGAAGATGTGGACCCAGAG CTGGCTCGTTACCTGAACAGAACTTACTGGGAGAAGAAACAGGAAGAGGCCCGTAAgagtcccaccccctctgcccctgCGCCTGTGCCATTGGCTGAGCCCCTGCCACCAATCAGTCAGCCAGTGGAAAGTCATGCTCCAGTCCAGCCAGTCAACATAGTGGAG CAGCCCTACcagaacggggagtcagaggagAACCACGAGCAGTTCCTGAAGGCCCTGCAGAACGCCGTCACCACTTTCCTCAACCGCATGAAAAGCAACCACATGCGTGGGCGCAGCATCACCAACGACAGTGCTGTGCTCTCCCTCTTCCAGTCAATCAACAACATGCACCCACAGCTGCTGGACATCCTCAACCAGTTGGACGAGAAGAGAT TGTATTATGAGGGGTTACAGGATAAGCTGGCTCAGGTGCGTGACGCTCGGGCAGCCCTCAATGCCCTACGAGATGAGCACCGGGAAAAGCTTCGCCGTGCAGCAGAGGAAGCTGAAAGGCAGAGGCAGATCCAGCTGGCACAGAAACTGGAAATCATGAGGCAGAAGAAACAG GAGTACCTGGAGATGCAGAGGCAGTTGGCTATCCAGCGTCTCCAGGAGCAGGAGAAGGAGAGGCAGATGCGCCTGGAGCAGCAGAAGCACACCATCCAGATGAGGGCCCAGATGcctgccttctctcttccttacGCCCAG ATGCAGTCTTTGCCCCCTAATGTGGCTGGAGGGGTGGTGTACCAGCCTGGCGCACCACCCAGCTACCCAGGAACCTTCAGCCCTGCCGGCTCGGTGGAAGGCTCACCCATGCATAACGTCTATATGAACCAACAAGGGCAGACTGCTCCCGGACAGTATCAGGCCATGCCTGTCTCAGCcacag ATCCAAACATGGTGAATGCGTATATGTACCAGGGTGCTGGCACCAATGGGCAGGCTGCCCCTCCTGGTCAGGTCCCTCCAACCACTAGCCCCGCTTACTCCAGCTACCAGCCCACACCCACACAGGGTTACCAG AATGTGGTCTCCCAAGCTCAGAGTATGCCCCCCATGTCCCAGGCAGCCCCTACTAACGGCATGGGCTACATGGGCTACCAGCCTTATAACATGCAGAACATGATGCCGGCGCTGCCAGGACAGGACCCCAACATGCCTCCCCAACAACCTTACATGCCGGGCCAGCAGCCCATGTACCAGCAG ATGGCTCCCCCTGGTGGCCCGCAGCAGCAGGCGCAGCAGCAGCCACTCCCTCAGGCTGTTCCCGGCAGCGCAGAGGCACAGCTCATCTCCTTCGACTGA
- the hgs gene encoding hepatocyte growth factor-regulated tyrosine kinase substrate isoform X3 yields MGKGGGTFERLLDKATSQLLLETDWESILQICDLIRQGDTQAKYAIGAIKKKLNDKNPHVALYALEVLESVVKNCGQTVHDEVASKQTMEELKDLLKTEPNVRNKILYLIQAWAHAFRNEPKYKVVQDTYQIMKVEGHVFPEFKESDAMFAAERAPDWVDAEECHRCRVQFGVMTRKHHCRACGQIFCGKCSSKYSTIPKFGIEKEVRVCEPCFELLNNHPSLSPPPRKAEGKAPSSGTAELPPEYLTSPLSQQSQVSLHSLSPQMPPKRDDTALQEEEELQLAIALSQSEAEEKERMRQKNSYSVYPKAEPTPVTSSAPPVSTLYSSPVNSSAPSAEDVDPELARYLNRTYWEKKQEEARKSPTPSAPAPVPLAEPLPPISQPVESHAPVQPVNIVEQPYQNGESEENHEQFLKALQNAVTTFLNRMKSNHMRGRSITNDSAVLSLFQSINNMHPQLLDILNQLDEKRLYYEGLQDKLAQVRDARAALNALRDEHREKLRRAAEEAERQRQIQLAQKLEIMRQKKQEYLEMQRQLAIQRLQEQEKERQMRLEQQKHTIQMRAQMPAFSLPYAQMQSLPPNVAGGVVYQPGAPPSYPGTFSPAGSVEGSPMHNVYMNQQGQTAPGQYQAMPVSATDPNMVNAYMYQGAGTNGQAAPPGQVPPTTSPAYSSYQPTPTQGYQNVVSQAQSMPPMSQAAPTNGMGYMGYQPYNMQNMMPALPGQDPNMPPQQPYMPGQQPMYQQMAPPGGPQQQAQQQPLPQAVPGSAEAQLISFD; encoded by the exons ATGGGGAAAGGTGGAGGTACATTCGAGCGGCTTCTGG ATAAAGCCACCAGTCAGCTGCTACTGGAGACAGACTGGGAGTCAATTCTGCAGATTTGTGATCTTATTCGGCAAGGAGACACACA AGCAAAATATGCAATTGGTGCCATTAAGAAGAAGTTGAATGACAAAAATCCACACGTGGCCCTCTATGCACTCGAG GTCCTGGAGTCAGTGGTAAAAAACTGTGGCCAGACAGTCCATGATGAGGTGGCAAGTAAGCAGACCATGGAGGAACTGAAGGATCTTCTCAAG ACGGAACCCAATGTAAGAAATAAGATTCTGTACTTGATCCAGGCATGGGCACATGCCTTCCGCAATGAGCCTAAGTACAAGGTGGTCCAGGACACTTACCAGATCATGAAGGTGGAGG GCCACGTCTTCCCTGAGTTTAAGGAGAGCGATGCAATGTTTGCTGCAGAGaga GCCCCAGACTGGGTAGACGCTGAGGAGTGCCACCGGTGCAGAGTTCAGTTTGGTGTTATGACAAGAAAG CACCATTGTCGTGCCTGCGGTCAGATTTTCTGTGGCAAGTGCTCTTCCAAGTACTCTACCATTCCCAAATTTGGTATTGAGAAAGAAGTCCGTGTGTGTGAACCCTGCTTTGAGCTTCTGAACAA ccacccctccctctctcctccacccagGAAAGCCGAGGGGAAAGCCCCGTCCTCTGGTACTGCTGAGCTGCCTCCAGAGTACCTGACCAGCcctctgtcccagcagtcacag GTCTCACTGCACTCCCTGTCTCCTCAGATGCCCCCCAAGAGAGATGATACCGCActgcaggaagaggaggagctTCAATTGGCTATTGCCTTATCCCAAAGTGAGgctgaggaaaaggagaggatg AGGCAGAAGAATTCATATTCGGTGTATCCCAAAGCTGAACCCACACCAGTGACTTCCTCGGCCCCACCAGTCAGCACCCTCTACTCCTCCCCCGTG AACTCTTCTGCTCCATCCGCTGAAGATGTGGACCCAGAG CTGGCTCGTTACCTGAACAGAACTTACTGGGAGAAGAAACAGGAAGAGGCCCGTAAgagtcccaccccctctgcccctgCGCCTGTGCCATTGGCTGAGCCCCTGCCACCAATCAGTCAGCCAGTGGAAAGTCATGCTCCAGTCCAGCCAGTCAACATAGTGGAG CAGCCCTACcagaacggggagtcagaggagAACCACGAGCAGTTCCTGAAGGCCCTGCAGAACGCCGTCACCACTTTCCTCAACCGCATGAAAAGCAACCACATGCGTGGGCGCAGCATCACCAACGACAGTGCTGTGCTCTCCCTCTTCCAGTCAATCAACAACATGCACCCACAGCTGCTGGACATCCTCAACCAGTTGGACGAGAAGAGAT TGTATTATGAGGGGTTACAGGATAAGCTGGCTCAGGTGCGTGACGCTCGGGCAGCCCTCAATGCCCTACGAGATGAGCACCGGGAAAAGCTTCGCCGTGCAGCAGAGGAAGCTGAAAGGCAGAGGCAGATCCAGCTGGCACAGAAACTGGAAATCATGAGGCAGAAGAAACAG GAGTACCTGGAGATGCAGAGGCAGTTGGCTATCCAGCGTCTCCAGGAGCAGGAGAAGGAGAGGCAGATGCGCCTGGAGCAGCAGAAGCACACCATCCAGATGAGGGCCCAGATGcctgccttctctcttccttacGCCCAG ATGCAGTCTTTGCCCCCTAATGTGGCTGGAGGGGTGGTGTACCAGCCTGGCGCACCACCCAGCTACCCAGGAACCTTCAGCCCTGCCGGCTCGGTGGAAGGCTCACCCATGCATAACGTCTATATGAACCAACAAGGGCAGACTGCTCCCGGACAGTATCAGGCCATGCCTGTCTCAGCcacag ATCCAAACATGGTGAATGCGTATATGTACCAGGGTGCTGGCACCAATGGGCAGGCTGCCCCTCCTGGTCAGGTCCCTCCAACCACTAGCCCCGCTTACTCCAGCTACCAGCCCACACCCACACAGGGTTACCAG AATGTGGTCTCCCAAGCTCAGAGTATGCCCCCCATGTCCCAGGCAGCCCCTACTAACGGCATGGGCTACATGGGCTACCAGCCTTATAACATGCAGAACATGATGCCGGCGCTGCCAGGACAGGACCCCAACATGCCTCCCCAACAACCTTACATGCCGGGCCAGCAGCCCATGTACCAGCAG ATGGCTCCCCCTGGTGGCCCGCAGCAGCAGGCGCAGCAGCAGCCACTCCCTCAGGCTGTTCCCGGCAGCGCAGAGGCACAGCTCATCTCCTTCGACTGA